In Cryptococcus neoformans var. neoformans JEC21 chromosome 5 sequence, one genomic interval encodes:
- a CDS encoding phosphopantothenate-cysteine ligase, putative — translation MASTPTSFSTESYFHTQKSPPNIHDTTAKVLQFVDKWRAVDGKKVVLVTSGGTTVPLESNTVRFLDNFSAGTRGATSAEYFLSQGYAVIFMHRLHSLRPFSRHYSHSLNPFLDLLSIVPSSSGDSSIVVSPDHTKELLPILEAYHEAQASGTLLSIEFQTVNEYLWLLKGVTGAMVPLGRRALFYLAAAVSDFFLPEDKMAEHKLQSGKGTLALEMDQVPKVLKPLVQEWMPEGYIVSFKLETDPALLIPKSRAALARYGHQLVIGNELHRRKYEVVFVERTKSPSHLRLQATNENNSATETPPLEKSETQNEEFIERWLRLDDIQPGAAEPGKAVGGKGKDGEVEIEELIVKELVNRHQQWIEAKA, via the exons ATGGCATCCACTCcgacctccttctccacagAGTCCTACTTCCACACTCAGAAGTCCCCCCCCAACATCCACGACACGACCGCAAAAGTCCTCCAGTTCGTAGACAAATGGAGAGCTGTAGACGGCAAAAAGGTCGTCCTCGTCACT AGCGGAGGAACGACGGTCCCACTCGAGTCTAATAC CGTGCGCTTTCTGGACAACTTCTCCGCTGGGACTCGAGGCGCAACCTCGGCAGAATATTTCTTGTCCCAGGGCTACGCTGTAATCTTTATGCACAGGCTCCACTCCCTCCGCCCCTTTTCTCGACACTATTCTCATTCCCTCAATCCATTCCTAGATCTCTTGTCGATCgtcccctcttcctctggaGACTCTTCCATCGTCGTATCCCCAGACCATACAAAGGAGCTCTTGCCCATTTTAGAAGCATACCACGAGGCTCAAGCATCAGGGACGCTTCTCAGCATCGAATTTCAAACCGTCAACGAGTACCTGTGGCTTCTCAAAGGCGTCACTGGCGCCATGGTCCCGCTCGGACGAAGAGCTCTATTCTATCTCGCAGCCGCAGTGTCCGACTTTTTCTTGCCTGAAGACAAAATGGCTGAACACAAACTACAGTCCGGAAAGGGGACATTGGCTCTCGAGATGGACCAAGTGCCAAAGGTTTTGAAACCCCTCGTCCAAGAGTGGATGCCTGAAGGCTATATTGTCAGCTTCAAG CTTGAGACCGATCCGGCCTTGCTGATACCCAAATCAAGGGCGGCTCTCGCGAGATACGGTCATCAGCTGGTCATTGGAAACGAACTTCACCGCCGCAAATACGAAGTCGTTTTTGTAGAACGTACAAAATCGCCATCTCACCTCCGATTGCAAGCCACCAATGAGAACAATTCTGCGACCGAGACACCCCCATTGGAAAAATCTGAAACGCAAAATGAAGAGTTTATAGAAAGATGGCTTAGGCTTGACGATATCCAGCCAGGAGCAGCTGAGCCGGGCAAGGCGGTCGggggcaagggcaaggatggtgaagtCGAGATAGAAGAGCTAATAGTGAAAGAGCTCGTAAACAGACATCAACAATGGATTGAAGCCAAAGCTTGA